The following are from one region of the Nerophis ophidion isolate RoL-2023_Sa linkage group LG20, RoL_Noph_v1.0, whole genome shotgun sequence genome:
- the npb gene encoding neuropeptide B, producing the protein MMEKSFSFAVVVVGASLLLSCQSTQAWYKQSTGPTYYSVGRASGLLSGIRRSPYVRRSESQETLMDGEDTSRQISLLKRMAICVKDISPNLKSCELLQDGTGTFQCKADVFLTLDSLDCLST; encoded by the exons ATGATGGAGAAGTCCTTCAGCTTTGCTGTGGTGGTTGTGGGAGCGTCTTTGCTCCTCTCCTGTCAGTCCACGCAGGCTTGGTACAAGCAGTCCACCGGACCCACCTACTACTCCGTGGGGCGCGCCTCCGGTCTGCTCTCCGGCATCAGGAGGTCGCCTTACGTGCGCAGGTCCGAGTCCCAAGAGACGTTGATGGACGGCGAGGACACGAGCAGACAAATCTCCTTGCTCAAACGAATG GCTATTTGCGTGAAGGACATCTCTCCGAACCTGAAGAGCTGCGAGCTTCTGCAGGACGGAACCGGAACCTTCCAGTGCAAGGCGGACGTCTTCCTGACCTTGGACTCACTGGACTGTTTGTCCACTTGA